One genomic segment of Paenibacillus sp. FSL H8-0332 includes these proteins:
- a CDS encoding alpha/beta fold hydrolase — protein sequence MEGNMKQEVKPWFFFKRNIEKSEIRLRLFLFPPAGGDVSTFLHWEEQMPRDVETCLIRLPGRGARITEPAIDNVDILTDLLLQEMKEYTDVPYVLFGHSMGGLVSYELTQKIYKQGLNLPEYVIISSMKAPNYMNKFTESLTEDGNDKLYLKSNAEFMDTIISLGGIPDAFSENREFLELILPTFRKDMKMCETYNPETAQAVPVSFDIYGGNRDSIATKKELEGWKKYTTQKYVLTLFQGNHFYFMDNPNMLLFHLRNKLMDIGNKLTDQAQREAL from the coding sequence GTGGAGGGTAACATGAAACAAGAGGTTAAACCATGGTTTTTTTTCAAAAGAAATATCGAAAAGTCCGAAATCAGATTACGCTTGTTTTTGTTCCCTCCTGCGGGCGGGGATGTTTCAACCTTTTTGCACTGGGAAGAGCAGATGCCGCGGGATGTGGAGACCTGCTTGATCAGACTGCCGGGCAGAGGGGCCAGAATAACGGAGCCGGCCATTGATAATGTGGATATACTTACAGATCTATTGCTCCAGGAAATGAAAGAGTACACGGATGTGCCCTACGTGTTGTTCGGGCATAGCATGGGAGGGCTGGTCTCCTATGAGCTGACGCAAAAAATATATAAGCAGGGGCTTAACTTACCGGAATATGTAATTATATCAAGCATGAAAGCACCCAACTATATGAACAAGTTCACGGAGAGTCTGACCGAAGACGGAAATGACAAATTATATCTGAAGAGCAATGCTGAATTTATGGATACAATCATCAGTCTTGGCGGAATCCCGGACGCTTTCAGTGAAAACAGAGAGTTTCTGGAATTAATCCTGCCTACCTTTAGAAAAGACATGAAAATGTGTGAAACGTATAATCCTGAGACTGCGCAAGCCGTCCCGGTGTCATTTGATATCTATGGCGGGAACCGGGATAGCATTGCTACTAAGAAAGAACTAGAGGGATGGAAGAAATACACCACCCAAAAATACGTACTTACCCTCTTTCAGGGGAACCATTTTTATTTTATGGATAATCCCAATATGCTGCTGTTCCATCTGCGCAATAAATTAATGGATATAGGGAATAAGCTTACGGATCAAGCTCAGAGAGAGGCACTATAA
- a CDS encoding ABC transporter ATP-binding protein: MNVIQIDNLVKKFGDYTAVNGLNLSIEKGEVFGLLGPNGAGKSTTINLVCGLLHATSGNIRLFGNKVEDEKRKLGFVPQNIALYDNFTAYENVKFFGELYGLKGKELENGIDEALEFTGLSDVKRKKAKTFSGGMLRRLNIATALVHQPQILIMDEPTVGIDPQSRNHILKSVQRLNEKGVTIVYTTHYMEEVEAICNRIAIIDKGQVIASGTKKELTDLINDKKSLQLTVDDALELDKEAISLIDGVVNVEINDNLIQVESLKENDNLNAIIAYVNSKNVKIKSIGTTDVTLETVFLTLTGRKLRD, from the coding sequence ATGAATGTGATTCAAATCGATAACCTGGTCAAAAAATTTGGTGACTACACAGCAGTAAACGGACTCAATCTGTCCATTGAAAAAGGAGAGGTATTTGGTCTGTTAGGCCCGAATGGAGCCGGCAAGAGTACCACGATTAATCTGGTATGCGGCCTGCTTCATGCGACGTCGGGAAACATCAGGCTATTCGGAAATAAGGTGGAGGATGAAAAAAGAAAGCTGGGCTTTGTCCCGCAAAACATTGCCCTGTATGATAATTTCACTGCGTATGAGAACGTTAAGTTCTTTGGTGAGCTGTATGGACTGAAGGGGAAAGAATTGGAGAATGGAATCGATGAAGCCTTGGAATTCACCGGCCTGTCCGATGTCAAACGTAAAAAAGCGAAGACGTTCTCCGGCGGGATGTTAAGACGATTGAATATTGCTACTGCCTTGGTCCATCAACCACAGATTCTTATTATGGATGAGCCAACGGTCGGGATTGATCCTCAGTCCAGAAACCACATCCTGAAGTCTGTCCAGCGGTTAAATGAGAAAGGCGTGACGATTGTCTACACAACACATTATATGGAGGAAGTTGAAGCGATCTGTAATCGCATAGCCATTATTGATAAAGGCCAGGTTATTGCTTCGGGTACAAAGAAAGAATTAACGGATCTGATCAATGATAAGAAATCTTTGCAGTTAACTGTCGATGATGCTCTTGAACTGGATAAGGAAGCAATCTCACTTATTGATGGCGTGGTTAATGTGGAAATCAATGACAACCTGATCCAGGTGGAGTCTTTGAAAGAAAATGATAATTTGAATGCAATTATTGCATACGTAAACAGCAAAAATGTGAAAATCAAAAGTATCGGCACCACAGATGTTACTTTGGAAACTGTATTCCTGACATTGACAGGGCGCAAATTACGCGACTG